The genomic DNA AAAGTTCCTTTGTGACGCTAACTTCACACTGACTTAATGGCTCTAGCTTCCACctgttgcttcttttctctcctcataAACCTGTCACAAAAGTGAGTAGAGAAGAGACCCCTTTAATATAGGAATGGATCAGTCTTTGCCAAACCGTCAGCAAGGAGCCCctcagcatcacagagctgcacaGGTGGGGGCCTTCAGGCAGGGTAATATTCCCACTCAGGAGAGAGGCATCATCAGCGGAGACAAAGTCAAGTTTGGGAGGCCGCCCCGACACACGCGTTTGTCCCAGTCGGAGAGCCAGAGCTCTGGGGCCGAAGAGGAGTGGTTGAGCACCTCCATGGAAGCAAGCGGCTCCTATGGTCAAAGCCCCGTCCTCCAGGGCATGCAGGCAGAGGGAATCTGGCACCACCGCAGTGCCTACGAGCAGGCCGAGAGCAACTACCAACGCAGGCTCGTCTCTAATGGCAATGGACCGCTGTCATCCTCTCCGAGGAGTCCAAACACCAAAGGCTTGACCTTCCAGTCCAGACGCACCCGCGGCCAACAGCAGGATCAGGGGCACCCTGTCACCACTGTGAAGGCCTCTGGCACCCCCCACCGTCAATACAGCAGAGGACGCAATCGCACCTCCTCTGAGACCGAGCAGGGGGGCAAAGGCAGCAGGGGGCTGACCCAGAGGAAGAGAGGCTTCTCTGAAACGGAAAGCAGGCCCAGATGGGACAAGTATGGCATCTCTCACTCAGGGAATGggagagacgtgtgtgtgttttcggtTTATTTTACTACTatgatggttttcttttttttatttgttgtctgtctgcattttgtTTGGCCTTTTTCAGTTATGCTAACTTGTGTATTAAATGTTTGATATGCAGTTTTATAGATGAGCCGCGTTCAGACTGACTTATCCACTCAAGAGGAAATGTAGCGCcctcattcatttaaaatgaggtCAGTCCATTTACACAGCAGGAGTGCCAACAGATTTGAAGTCACTCAACTTTCACTGCAGCGCAACAGTGGTGGCTGGTTAATTACGTGCACATTCCTGATAGATTACTTTCTAATGTGATTGCTGTATTTCCACTCTTTATCTCGCAGTCATTGTGACTAAAGAGAAAATTATTTTCACCATGATAGTTTTCCAAAGTTAAAATCCTGTCTCAGAGTATTATATGGCTGTGCAGTATTTTGGCATCTGATAAGTCTTTTAATTTGTCTCACcggtacctgaaacaacaccccccacccccatcaaTGCAGCCCCTTGCATTTTAAGTCTGACCTTAGCATTTGTGTACAACATGCAGCCATGTACAGTCATGTGTAGTAAACTGGGTCTGGGTTTGATAATCATACAACAAAGTGGACCTCTGCTATCACTAAGGGGGGTTGTTAGCGGGCAGTGACCAACCTTTTGTTCTGTAATCCAGACTTTGCAGACCAGGCAACTGTGTTTCACTGACTGAGGAATGTGTACAggcctgtctgctgctgtcagcaaAATGAGAAGGGAGGTGAAGCATAGTTGCAATAGTCTTTATCACaccttctttatttttattttattttacagaaacgGATGCCTGTTATTATGCCATTAATTTACTGTGTATATGATAAACTGTCTGTGTTacgctttgttttgtctctcccTATTCCACCCACAACTCCAACTGTGGCTCTGCATGGTGTTGAAACTTGTAATATATGGTGTCCTGGTCAAGCATCTAATAAGCCACGTTCTGTCactcatttctctttcttctgcttatGCTGGCTGTAACATCTGGTCATGGCTGTTGGTTAGCAGATAAACTGTTGGATGATTTTTGGGCATCATCTTATTTCTCCTGAATTTCTGACTTCCCTCCTCAGTACCAACATGAGTGGACTGCAGTGCCTTGCCTCAGAAAACATCTGGTTTGACAAACAACGCTATGATGAAGCCGAGAAGTGCTTCTACGAGGGAGCCAACGGACCCTCCACACAGCAGCGACAGGTAGAacaagcactttttttttaaaagagcaaAGCTCCTTTTATATTTGTGTAGTCAGGACCTTATTTCGTTTGTATCAACCCAATCATTCTTACAAATAcggacatttgttttttttagacaaCCTTTATTTCCAATTCTCCTCTTGTGTCTTGCTGCCATCTTTTGAAGTTCCCTTTCGTCTCTCTGCCTGACACTTCCTCAGCTCATGCTGCCCCATCGGTCACCAGCCTATTAGTTTAAGCAATAGTTACATCATCGTCAGTCACAGCCCGGAGCAGCTGTGTGCATGTCAGTTAAGCCACTCGATTTAGAAGTGACTCGCCCTAGTGAGAGCGGGTCAGGTGGTTTGGCAGCTGTCTCTGCTTCTCAGGCTGTCCAGGGCTGCAGCGAGTTTCTACACCGGCCTGGGAAACGATGAAGAGAGATTAGAGTATGATCACTTCCAGGTCTTAAAGGGTcctttcacccaaatcacaaaaaaagccATATGTCCTCACTTACCCTTTGTGAATACAAGCAATGCACATAATAAGAGTTTTTGTGTCTCTACTGCTTCCCAAATAAAGTAGAGGAGAGTGGAACATGTCTTTACAGAAACAATGTCCTGTTTACTCAGGACATTTCACTGGGTCTACTTGCAAAGCAGTTTCAATGAATATAGTTTCAGTACAACATGCACTTAACTGTGGGAAGATAACAGTTGCAGGTCAGGTCATGGGGTTGTGTACCCACATGCCTGCTGCCAAAATGTGTGTAACCTTTTTATATTGCATGAGACACAACTAAATAAGCTTTTGATTGACTGCCAGTCCTCTACATGTATTAATTAACTATTACTTGACTACAGGTTTTGGAAATCAtcctttcttttcaaattaTTCAAATCTTTTAGTAACTGTCATCCTAAATGTTGGGTGTATGGGCTGTCCTGTTTTGCatgctgctttctgtctttttcactgCTCCCGCTTCATCACTGCTTGACCCACACATACCTGCAGGGGAGAGAAGTTAATGCCATACTGCAGGACATTGCTAAATCCCGACAGACTATCCAGCAGTCCCTAAATGAAGTGAGTACTACAAATGAGCCACAGGCACACCCCCCCTGTAGTGGCAGAACTGTACTTATTAATGTTCGTGTACCAGccataaaatgttaaatagCTGTTAAATGAGAGATTATGATGAAAGTATAGACAGCAAGTACTTGGGGACTTTTTAGCCTTGAACTTATTTCAGTGCCAGAAAGCCTTTAACCTGCATTTAACTTAAAGTGCTATATGCATGCTGCCTTTTCTGTTACGAGACGCTTATTCTCCCTCTCACCTCTGCTTGCTTCTCCCATAATCTTCATTGCAATCTGTCAATAAGCTGCTTAAGTGTTTGTCGTTTATATCAATGGCATTTACTATATTGTTAACAGTATGAGTATGGTGGTAGCTACTTAAAAGTGAAACTTTCACGCTGTAAATGTTCTTCCTGACCACACTGGCTGCAAAAAGATCCCTTCTTAAAGCAATGTCAATGTGAGTATTTGTGATTAAAATCCACAGTCCATGTTATGTGCAAAAATGCAACATTTGAAATGGTTAAATAAAAAGCTGATTTGCCTCAGCAGCCTGAATTTGACAAATCAAGTTGTTTTCTTCCAAagtcactcttttttttttttttttagtacaaaattcccTCGCTGAGTTACTCCCCTGCTGCCTTCGCAAACACAGCCTGTGGTAGCAGCAAGGATGGAGTTTCATACTAAAAGGACTACTGATACAATACCCACTCAATTTGGCAAACTCttattagcttcagctgaactttagaaGTCAGTTTTTCATAGAGCTGTGgcactgtggattttgtcccccatcacctGCATTGAAATTGCTTTAAGAACCTTTCTAAGTGTAAGCCTGACTTCATCAAACCAAAAAGACCTACTGTTTTGAGCTTGTTTGTAGGAAACCGCTGCTTGAAATGGTTCATGAGTGTCTAACTTGAGTAAGACACAAGTGGATTTATGACCCAACATGtgataaaactaaaatgttaaaaatgttctgTAGAGCTGCAGGGTTGATTGTTGTTTCCCACGTTGGCACGACTAGATTTTATCATTTGATTTAGTGTTGATATAGGCTAACAGGTTgattaatgcagttttaaaataaTGTCAGTTTATATTCTATCACTGACGACTCTGAAGCAGTGGATAGAGGAGCATGTGTAGCATCCGACTTTCTACCTACAACcgctacttttctttttgtcctcgTGTTTTCCCCTCTTACCTTCACCTCGTACATCACCGGGTGCAGGTGAAAACGACCCTGCAGCAGGGTAAAGGGCGCCAGCAGAAACGGCAGCACAGAAACGTAAGTCCTCCTCATCCAGCTTTGCTGCTCAGGCCTGAGAACGCTGCATGGCTGAGACAGACAGCCGTGGTGTGCTGGCTGCGTCTGCTGCTGCCTGAAGTGGAGTGTGCTACTTTTATCACGGCACTAAGATGTCTCATCCTGTACCACCATCTTACCACCCTGCATCTTTGTTTGACGCGTCATGTTCTACCACTAACTGATTCAGAATGTATATTTTTGGGGCGAATTTTGCTAGAGATTATGATGATGACTATTATTAAATagtattaaaatgtttataattctaacagctagtctggctctgtcgacagatccacctaccagcacctccagaggtcactaattaacatgttatatcttgatACTGCAATCCATACAAATACCAAAgtggcatgttttgtttttgtgttttttaaggtaggcagattttgttaccttttggacAGAACTAGCTGCTTCCCTGTTTTCTGCCTTCAGGCTAAGCTAAGTGGTTGCTCGCTAGcgttacatttaaaatacatgttaTTTAAATAGAAGAGAGAAGGCAAATACGTGTTGcccaaactgtcaaactattcccttAAATCTTTGACCAATTTTTCAAAATATGATTGTTGGGGGGAAAAATCCTCATCGAACTGGTGTCTGTTTGCAGGTTTGTTTAAAAACTCTGCAGAGATTGTCTGCATGCTGGCATTGTGAACATTAAATCCTTTGATTTTGAGTTCATTTTAACAtcagtattgtgtgtgtgtgtgtgtgtgtgtgagaagtaTATCCACATCACTGTCGTGTAATATATTTTAGCCTtgcatggttttctttttttttcttttctttttttaaacctcacAACTTTGACCATTTATTTTTGCTTGCTTCTCTTCAGGCGTGTATTGGATCTCGACCTGGATGAAGTGCATTTGCTTTGTTACCATTTGAATCCCAACCTGCAACGTGACACTTgctaatttatttttgtctttccacAGTCGTCCTCACATGCAGGAGGAGACCAGGAGCTGGTTTCACGCATGAAGAGCCTGGAGCTGGAGAACCAGACTCtgcacacaggtgtgtgtgtgtgtgtgtgtgtgtgtgtgtgtgtgtgtgtgtgtgtgtgtgtgtgcgtgtgcgtgtgcgtgtgcgtgtgcgtgtgcgtgtgcgtgtgcgtgtgcgtgtgcgcgtgcgcgTGTGCGCGTGCGCGTGCGCGTGGAGTGTTTTTTCACGTCTTCCTGAGCTTTTGCTCACTTGTTATTCATACTTAACTttcctgttgtctttttcttattAGTGGTAAAGGAGTTGAGAGCAGCCCTGCAGAAGCTGGAGTCCAGAGTGGTCGTGCTGGAAAAGAGTCCAGCATCAGCAGCCGTCCCATGTGCTAAGGTACATAACGAAGAATTcagtagggtttttttttttttagatgcagTACATGTTCACTGTATCTGTAAAACACATCTGAAAGAGATCAACCTTGTCTCTCTAAAACAATTTGAAAGAGAATGTGTCATCTACTTTGTTACTTGAGTTTAGACTTCATTGAATAAAAACCCACTTAATTTacaaccaaaaaacattttccttttgtttttctttcttttcttttgtttttgattgagTTCCTTTTTATATTCCGTTTatctggtttttgtttgtttgctttgtcttGTCTGATGTTTGATTATACTAGATCTAATTTTGCATTGAGGGGGACTTTGTGTTAGCACTATGGATTTCTTCCTCCCCTTGCACATATCTATTGATGCTGTATTGTATGTCTTTTACCATGATGTTTTAATTGTGCAAACAAATAGAGATAAAGATAAAATTTTATTGGGAAACTGTCCTCTAAACCGCTCACCCCAACAGCTATTTTCCTATTCTCCATCCATTGTTTTGACCAGGCTGTTCCAGTTCAGGCTGCTCCAGTCAAACAGGTGGAAAAtggcgatgatgatgacgacgacgacatGGATTTGTTCGggagtgatgatgaagatgaggaggcaGCACGCCTTAAGCAAGAACGCCTGGATGCCTACGCAGCCAAGAAGTCCAAGAAACCCACTCTCATCGCCAAGTCATCTATCCTGTTGGACGTCAAGCCCGTACGTGTCCTCCAGAACGGCATTATGTAGCTCATATTAATGTTAGCTCCACTGCAGTtgtggcaaaaaaagaaatttgtTGGTATAAtgattcactgtttttttttttttttttgtgaaaaggtaaagaaaaaagcttgcaaaatgtttgaatgtaatgtcttttttaaatttttaattaatacttaaatatttttaaatcattcaGCCAAAATGAAACCCAACGCAATCAAGTCAACTCTAACAAAATTAAGTTAAACATGCATGTAGGGAAACTTTTGAAGTCTGCCGTGACATTAGTTTTTTAAGTTTTGCTTCAAACTGATGGATGCCGTGTTGAATTGTCTTTATGGCTTTCAAGTTAATATCTATCCGtccccctcctctgtgttcCCTCAGTGGGACGATGAGACAGATATGGCGAAGCTGGAGGAGTGTGTGCGCTCGGTGCAGATGGACGGGCTCCTGTGGGGAGCTTCTAAACTGGTGCCAGTTGGCTACGGCATCAAGAAGCTGCAGATCAACTGCGTGGTCGAGGACGACAAAGTCGGCACCGAcatcctggaggaggagatcacCAAGTTTGAGGACTTTGTAAGTAACTTCGATAAAAAGTTAGATATTGGTTAtacatttctgcctccaccccaatactACGGAGCTGAATGGAATTTAACTTGTGGTACTTGAagcatttgaacatttctgtacAAGATTCAACAGCAAAATCTCTCTTCAGAGTCGGTGTCAGTCTGTACGTTTATATGCACACAAGAAGAAGTTGTTCAGAATTAAatgctttattatttattttaataaaatggcttagatgtaaaaaaaaaaaaaaaaaattgctcatataataaaatgtaggatttatttatatagtgatTTATTGTGCAACAATATAACTCTATAAATATGTTCAAATAAATATACAACTTGACTTATTGGACTCTTCTTCCTTTTTAGGTCCAGAGTGTTGATGTTGCTGCCTTCAATAAGATCTGAGCTCCACCTGCTCTTTACCTGCGCCACCAAAGTGTTGCTGTTCCAGGCTTGCACGGTTATTAAAATGCTAAGTTTTGAGCACAAACATCTgtctcattttcattattgtacTCAAACATAAATATTTGTATACTTACAAGGTTACTTAAGGACTGTGCTCCATCTTTACAGTCAAAGGGAGCACAGTCTCAAAGAAGAGCCCAACCCCACCCAAAATCCTGGGTATACAGGCTGGGTGAATGTAGTCTTGACTTTATGGAGTAAAACCATTGGATCAGAGACATTATAGAAGGACAAAGTCCCACCCCTGAAGTCCAGATACACTCCTATCCTGCTGCGGCAGGGAGCAGCGATGGTCACGCTCTCCTTGTTGTGCTGAAATGAACAGACAGTGTAAGAGCAGTCCAGGCTCCAGGATTTGGAGTTGTGTCCAAGCTTGCAGTCgctccctcctccactcctgCCCATGTTTTTGTAGCAGACGCCGATGGAAACCCCTCCGTTACCAGCCCACTCTACCTCCCAGTAGCAACGTCCAGCCATCCCAGCTCTGCACAGCACCTGGGCCCAGCTGGTGAAGCGAGACGGGTGGTCCGGGTAGGGCTGCGGCTCAGAACGTGTGGTCACCCCTCTTCGACCATCAGAGAAGGTCAGATAGGGATTGGCTGTGTTGGGGTCCAGGGTTATATCGTTGTAATCTGTACACAGTAGATGCACGTTGTCAGACATCAACTAGTGGTCATGGGTTTCATAAAGATGGATGTTAGCCAGGTTAATCAAATAATTGTACTCACACTGAAGAAAATCAGCTCTCGTCTTCGGCTCTGAGTTGTATGGTACGTCAGAGTCTTTTGCTGTTAGACAGATATGGGGGTGACGgacattaaacacaacaaaatagaGTTGCAAAATGAGTGGAGCTATTTCGAACACCCCCGATTCTGGAAATACAATTCCCATAGACTGTGTGATCGGCATGAAACTCCGTtaaatcatcagtacaaaagattAAGAACTTaactttttttaactttttgtcAAAGAACCAAATATTTCCTGTGTACAGAAAAACCTTGAGGTAGATGTTAACTACAAttcccaaggtgcatttcagcAAGAAACATGCAATCACTGAGGTTAAAATTTGCAGCTTTAATTGGTTTTAAATTGTGGGTGAATTCAGGAACTATGGTGCTGTGTTTTGACACTGACTGGCCTCTTCTCTGTGGCAATGGTGGGCAAactttttaaatctcttcttaaaACTCACTTATTTTTATTAGCTgatggtatttgtttttaaatacttaaattattttatatcCTATGTGTTGGATGTtattattgtaaagcactttaagTGCAGGTGGAACATTACAGTTATTATAAGAACCTACAGGATCGTGACGTTCATTTGAGACCCGTGTTTCTCTGTTAAGTAACATTGATGatgtgtttaaattaaattgggcagctcctctctcttcttaACTATTATTATTGACAAACACTTAATTGACAGTTAGCT from Enoplosus armatus isolate fEnoArm2 chromosome 14, fEnoArm2.hap1, whole genome shotgun sequence includes the following:
- the eef1da gene encoding eukaryotic translation elongation factor 1 delta a (guanine nucleotide exchange protein) isoform X1, giving the protein MPKQSTNMSGLQCLASENIWFDKQRYDEAEKCFYEGANGPSTQQRQVKTTLQQGKGRQQKRQHRNSSSHAGGDQELVSRMKSLELENQTLHTVVKELRAALQKLESRVVVLEKSPASAAVPCAKAVPVQAAPVKQVENGDDDDDDDMDLFGSDDEDEEAARLKQERLDAYAAKKSKKPTLIAKSSILLDVKPWDDETDMAKLEECVRSVQMDGLLWGASKLVPVGYGIKKLQINCVVEDDKVGTDILEEEITKFEDFVQSVDVAAFNKI
- the eef1da gene encoding eukaryotic translation elongation factor 1 delta a (guanine nucleotide exchange protein) isoform X3, which gives rise to MPKQSTNMSGLQCLASENIWFDKQRYDEAEKCFYEGANGPSTQQRQSSSHAGGDQELVSRMKSLELENQTLHTVVKELRAALQKLESRVVVLEKSPASAAVPCAKAVPVQAAPVKQVENGDDDDDDDMDLFGSDDEDEEAARLKQERLDAYAAKKSKKPTLIAKSSILLDVKPWDDETDMAKLEECVRSVQMDGLLWGASKLVPVGYGIKKLQINCVVEDDKVGTDILEEEITKFEDFVQSVDVAAFNKI
- the eef1da gene encoding eukaryotic translation elongation factor 1 delta a (guanine nucleotide exchange protein) isoform X4; translation: MSGLQCLASENIWFDKQRYDEAEKCFYEGANGPSTQQRQSSSHAGGDQELVSRMKSLELENQTLHTVVKELRAALQKLESRVVVLEKSPASAAVPCAKAVPVQAAPVKQVENGDDDDDDDMDLFGSDDEDEEAARLKQERLDAYAAKKSKKPTLIAKSSILLDVKPWDDETDMAKLEECVRSVQMDGLLWGASKLVPVGYGIKKLQINCVVEDDKVGTDILEEEITKFEDFVQSVDVAAFNKI
- the eef1da gene encoding eukaryotic translation elongation factor 1 delta a (guanine nucleotide exchange protein) isoform X2; this translates as MSGLQCLASENIWFDKQRYDEAEKCFYEGANGPSTQQRQVKTTLQQGKGRQQKRQHRNSSSHAGGDQELVSRMKSLELENQTLHTVVKELRAALQKLESRVVVLEKSPASAAVPCAKAVPVQAAPVKQVENGDDDDDDDMDLFGSDDEDEEAARLKQERLDAYAAKKSKKPTLIAKSSILLDVKPWDDETDMAKLEECVRSVQMDGLLWGASKLVPVGYGIKKLQINCVVEDDKVGTDILEEEITKFEDFVQSVDVAAFNKI